The region ACGAGAAGATAGGCGCCAATCCGCAGGAAATAAAACGCGGGAGAAATGCTGACCTCATGACGGTGGACAAACCACTTACAGACGAACAAAAGGAAATTATGAAACGGCTGCTTCTTAACATTTACCATGACTTCGTTAGCAAAGCAGCCGAGGGAAGGGACACTACATATGAATGGATCGATTCAGTCGCTCAGGGAAGAATATGGAGTGCTGCGGACGCGGAGAGCCTTGGACTTATAGACGACTTCGGCTCGGTAATAGATGCGATAAGCTATGCAGAAAAGCTTATCGAAGTGCCTGAGGGATACAGAGCGAAAGTGGTATTTCTGCCGAGACCAAAAACATTTTTCGAAATTCTTGAGGAGTGGAACCTCACATTCACAAGCAGCAGATTGCCCAAAATAGCGGAAAAATTGGTTGACCAATTAAGGCTTTTGGAATCGCTTGGCAATAAACCCCTTTATCTATGTCCATTCGATGCACCGTGAAAAAACCAAGGAGGAGGAAATGAAAATAACTGGTAAAATTTTATTTTTGCTAATTTTTGTGATTTTTTTGCTGTCAACGGCGATTCACGCTCAGGATTCGCTTAATGTCAGGGTTATAAGCAAAGTTTTATCCGGTCCATATAATGACATATTTAAATGCGGAAACTATTGTTATGCTGGCGGTGGCAGTAGACTATCAATAATAGATGTATCCAATCCTGCACGACCGATTGAAGTGGGGCATTATTATGTTCCATTCTACATTTCTGACATTTTTGTAGTAGACACACTCGCATATGTTACCGATTTGGTAACAGGACTACATATAATAAATGTTTCAAACCCTGCGATGCCGCATGAAGTGGGTTCATTCACATCAAGATGGGGAGCATACGAAGTTCAAATAGTTGGTGATTACGCATATTTGGCAGGTATAGATGGACTGATAATATTAGACATATCGAACCCTTCATCACCAACAGAGTTATCAGTGAGTGGCGTTGCTGGTAGATGCGCTATTGCTTTATATGTTCACGGCGACTATGCATATGTTTTATATACTATGGATTATCTCCGCATTTTAGACATTTCCGCACCGACTTCGCCATCAGAAGTTTATCATATGTCAACGAGATTTTTTCTATGGGATGTATTCGCCACCGACTCATTTCTATATTTAGCCTGTGACACACATGGATTACAAATAATGGACATATCCGTGCCTTTCAGCCCGCGCGAGATAGGCCATATTGATACCAGAAGTCAAGCAATAAGGGTTTTCGTATCGGGGCACTATGCTTATGTCTCCGATGTCTGCACAGGAATAAGGATTATAGATATATCAACAGCAACATCACCTGTCGAAATTGGTTCCTTCGGCGAATATCATGTGTGTACAGATATATACATATCAGATTCATATGCGTATGTAGCTCAATCTGTGGATGGAATGAGAATATATGATATTTCCTCGCCTTCATCTCCTTCTGAAATTGGAGAATATGACAACTCTGTGCAGTTAATAAAAATCTTCGTCGTGGATACACTTGCTTATATTACTTGCTACGAGGAAGGATTAAAAATAGTCAACATTTCATCTTCGCGCCATCCATTTGAAATAGGCACTCTCAATATGGGGGGAAATCCAGAAGATATAATAGTTTCAGATTCCTACGCATATATCGCGGATGACTTCGAGGGTCTAAAGATAATAGATGTTTCAAATCCTTCATCTCCTCGTGAGGTTAGTTCATACAGCACGATGTATGGAATCTCTTGCCTTGCCATTAAAGATTCATTTCTATACATACCAAAAGACCATGGTGGTTTGCTGATATTAAATGTATCCAATCCTTCTTTACCCCGATTAGCAAATATATACGATACTACTTGGTATGCATATGATATGTTCATATTGGATTCATATCTATATGTAGTTGATGGCGATATAGGACTTCATATACTTGATATATCAATTCCACTGCTACCTCGAGAAGTCGGATTTTTTTACACGAGAGACCGTCCGCTTGATGTTTTTATAGCCGGAAATTACGCATACATATTAGACGACAATATTGGTCTCAGAATAGTGGATATATCGAATCCTTCACATCCTTATTTAGCTGGCTATTATATATCTGGAAGAGCTTGTGAGATGTATATTTATGATTCACTCGCATTCATCACGGGAAGTCACATAAAAGACCTTATAATATTGAACGTTTCTGACCCATCATCCGTAAGCCTTATTGGTTACTACGACCTTGAAACATATAACTCATTCACAGGATTATTTGTTCGTCCTCCTTATGCGTATGTTAATTCAGGGTATGATGGTTTATATATATTAGATGTTTCATACCTTACAGGTATTAACGAAAAAATAACACAAAAACCAAAATCATTAGGACTCTTTGTCTATCCTAATCCTTTCAATTCAACTTGTGAAATAACTCTGCCGAGTAACGCATATCTTGAAATATATAATATCAAAGGAGAGTTAGTTTTTTCCGATTATGATATTAAAAACACGAGCGCAATGGATAACTTACAAACCCGACAAATCGAATGGATTCCCAAAAGCAAAACTCCCTCTGGAACATATATTGTAAGGGCGACCACTGCGGATGGTAAAACCGAGAGTAAGAAAATAGTTTTTATGAAATGATTTCAGCTATAAACAAACCACGGAGGTAAGCCATGATTAAAAACTTCGATGAGATGTTATCAGCAATAAAAACTGGCAAACGCCACAACCTCGCCGTCGCTGATGCCGCAGGCGAAGCCGTGATAGCTGCATTGGCAGAGGCAGAAAAGATGGGAATAATAAAGCCATACCTCATTGGTGACGAGGAAAAAATAAAACCATTGGTGGAAAAGCACCAGCTTTCCGAATACAAAATAATAAACGAAAGGGACCCACAGGCTATAGCGACGAAAACAGTTGAGCTCGCCCGCAGTGGCGAGTGCGACATGATAATGAAGGGAAAATTATCCACACCGATATTACTTAAAGCTGTTCTCGATAAGGAGACTGGACTTAGAAAGGGGAAATTACTCTCGCATGTGGCAGTCATGGAAGTCGAAAAATACCCAAAACTTTTCCTCATGACAGATGGTGGCATGAACATCCGACCCGATGTTAACGACAAAGTTCAAATACTTGCTAATGCAGCAGAGGTGGCTAATAAACTCGGGATAGAAAAACCAAAAGCTGTGGGACTTGCCGCGATAGAAATAGTTAATCCCGATATGCCCGAAACGGTCGATGCAGCGATATTAACCAAAATGTCCGAGCGCGGACAACTTGGAAACATAATATTCGACGGTCCGCTCGCCATGGATGTCGTTCTGTCAAAACAAGCGGCAGAAGCTAAACACATAAAAACGGAAATGGCCGAAGACGCCGACATCTTTCTTATGCCCGACATTGCCAGCGGAAACATTTTCGCAAAAGCACTTATATACCTTGCCGACGCCAAAATAGGTGGTGTGGTCATGGGAGCAAAAGTTCCTATAGTGCTGCTCTCTCGCTCAGATACAGCGCAGATAAAACTATTCTCCATCGCGCTCGGATGCCTTGTAGCACAGTAATTTTAGACTAACTAAAAGCGCACGAAAATTGCGATCAGCAAAAGGCATATTTTCCGCTAAACCAAAAGTTTGGCTTGTACTAATTATTATCGCGTACTTCATCTCAAGATTTACGCTGCTTAAAACTGGTTTTGGCCTTGATCCTGATGCATGGCGAATAGCGAACTCAGCATTCGACCTACATTTTCTCGGCTACTATCATCCATCGCGGTTGCCGGGCTATCCACTGCCGGAACTAATCGACTCTATTCTAATACCTCAAAGTTGGATTGCGACCAATCTCGCTACTTCGATAATATCTCTTCTTGGAATTATCTTCCTTTATAAAATACTGTCCAAGTTGCGGATGAAGCTGAAACTTCTCATCACCATAAGTTTTGCCCTAATGCCAAGCGTTTGGATAAACTCTGCAAACTCGATGGATTACATGTGGGCAACATCTTTTCTTATAATGGCGCTTTATTTTCTTATCGATGAAAAAGTGTGCATATCCGCAATATTGCTGGGTCTTTCCTCTGCATCGCGAGTATCCAATGCCGTTTTCGTTGTCCCTTTTGTTTACTGGATTTTAAGCTCTGAGGGAAAGAGGAACGAAAAATTGCGAAAAACAATTTATTTCCTATGTTTAACCGTAGTAATAGCGGGCATTTTTTACATCCCAATAATAAATGAGTTCGGCTTAAAATTCTTACCCCGTCTGCCCGGGAAAATGACAACAATCCTTGTCGCCAAAAACCTCGTAAGAACCTTTGGATTGCTCCCATGCATAGCTGTTCCATTAGCACTTATGTATATCGTTTCCAAAACGATAATCACAAAAAGCTCCCGCAGAAGAATTCTAATTTTTTCAATCATATCGATGATTCTTGTGTTCGGACTTTTCGCAAAAATACCCTACGAAGCATGCTATCTTCTTCCCATAGTTCCCATAATACTTTTGGCGCTCACAACAGGGATGAGCAGAAAGGCTCTTTTAATAATTTCAATACTGCTTATTCAACCATCGATTTTCACATTTAGACCCCAAAAAATTATCGACAAAGGAGCAATTTTAAAGAATATCAGGCATAGAGAGCAACAACTGGACTTCGCAAAGAGAATAATTTCTGAAGCATCACATAAACGTTCGGTCTTCGTAATCGGAACCTGGCTACCGGTGGTTACATATCTTAAAAAGGTCGAGTTTTTAACGGAAGGGGAAATGATTTACTTTGAGCGCAAATTCCCGAATAAAAAATTCTGGGACCACGAAAAAGATGTATGGTTTGTGTATTTGCTCACTGATGATGACCTTAACTATTTCAAAGGGGCTAAATACGAAATTTTCTTTCTTCCGGGCATAGACGAAGCAAACAGAAAAATTTACGGTGTAGACCTCAGATTAGAGGGCGCGAAGGAGATGCCAATACATTAGCGAATCAAATAATCAATTATGTTGCCCCAGATTAATTGTTTTGTTTTATTAGCTAAAATGCATGACCCGAGAGGACATTACCTTGAGACATTCTGCGAGATAGACCTCGACGCATTCGCAGGGAACCTCGAGGCGATAAAGAAAAAGATAGGCAATCGCGAAATAATACTTGCTGTGAAAGCCAATGCATATGGTCATGGTGTCGTGCCTATCTGTCGAGAGGCATTAAGTTGTGGTGTCAAGCGATTCGGAGTCGCAACACTTAACGAGGGCGTTCAACTACGTGACGCTGGAGTGGACGGGGAAATAATAATACTTACTCCCCCAGCTATGGAGCAAATACCATCGGTAATCTATCATTCGCTGACCCCCAATGTAGTTAGTC is a window of bacterium DNA encoding:
- a CDS encoding T9SS type A sorting domain-containing protein, encoding MKITGKILFLLIFVIFLLSTAIHAQDSLNVRVISKVLSGPYNDIFKCGNYCYAGGGSRLSIIDVSNPARPIEVGHYYVPFYISDIFVVDTLAYVTDLVTGLHIINVSNPAMPHEVGSFTSRWGAYEVQIVGDYAYLAGIDGLIILDISNPSSPTELSVSGVAGRCAIALYVHGDYAYVLYTMDYLRILDISAPTSPSEVYHMSTRFFLWDVFATDSFLYLACDTHGLQIMDISVPFSPREIGHIDTRSQAIRVFVSGHYAYVSDVCTGIRIIDISTATSPVEIGSFGEYHVCTDIYISDSYAYVAQSVDGMRIYDISSPSSPSEIGEYDNSVQLIKIFVVDTLAYITCYEEGLKIVNISSSRHPFEIGTLNMGGNPEDIIVSDSYAYIADDFEGLKIIDVSNPSSPREVSSYSTMYGISCLAIKDSFLYIPKDHGGLLILNVSNPSLPRLANIYDTTWYAYDMFILDSYLYVVDGDIGLHILDISIPLLPREVGFFYTRDRPLDVFIAGNYAYILDDNIGLRIVDISNPSHPYLAGYYISGRACEMYIYDSLAFITGSHIKDLIILNVSDPSSVSLIGYYDLETYNSFTGLFVRPPYAYVNSGYDGLYILDVSYLTGINEKITQKPKSLGLFVYPNPFNSTCEITLPSNAYLEIYNIKGELVFSDYDIKNTSAMDNLQTRQIEWIPKSKTPSGTYIVRATTADGKTESKKIVFMK
- a CDS encoding bifunctional enoyl-CoA hydratase/phosphate acetyltransferase yields the protein MLSAIKTGKRHNLAVADAAGEAVIAALAEAEKMGIIKPYLIGDEEKIKPLVEKHQLSEYKIINERDPQAIATKTVELARSGECDMIMKGKLSTPILLKAVLDKETGLRKGKLLSHVAVMEVEKYPKLFLMTDGGMNIRPDVNDKVQILANAAEVANKLGIEKPKAVGLAAIEIVNPDMPETVDAAILTKMSERGQLGNIIFDGPLAMDVVLSKQAAEAKHIKTEMAEDADIFLMPDIASGNIFAKALIYLADAKIGGVVMGAKVPIVLLSRSDTAQIKLFSIALGCLVAQ